In Pseudomonas fluorescens, a genomic segment contains:
- a CDS encoding polysaccharide biosynthesis/export family protein produces the protein MKRTVLVLALMALTACNTPARIVPPDDQTVEDGKRALEQLAQLPPAVERIRVGDQLRIVRDAGEMPTLSAFNVSTIYELTLYTVQNDGKINYPFLGPIQVARRTPAEVAEELTERLAPVYREPRVTVNINQAPGNSVIVGGAVNNPTAVQIATANTLEQAIVGAGGVSQAGNASMVALLREDAQGAYHAYFLDFSQFLKTGTSGRKPVALQRGDVVFVPKSNVGERIQGVDTYMNQLIPFTKSIGVGYNYTRTSSGSN, from the coding sequence ATGAAACGCACCGTGCTCGTCCTGGCCTTGATGGCCCTGACCGCCTGCAACACTCCCGCGCGTATCGTGCCACCGGACGACCAGACCGTCGAAGACGGCAAGCGCGCTCTCGAGCAGCTCGCCCAGTTGCCGCCGGCGGTGGAACGCATTCGCGTCGGCGACCAGTTGCGCATCGTGCGTGATGCCGGTGAGATGCCGACCCTGTCGGCGTTCAACGTCAGCACGATCTACGAGCTGACGCTGTACACGGTGCAGAACGACGGCAAGATCAACTACCCGTTCCTGGGGCCGATCCAAGTCGCGCGGCGTACGCCCGCCGAGGTGGCAGAGGAACTGACTGAACGCCTGGCGCCGGTGTACCGCGAGCCACGCGTGACAGTGAATATCAACCAGGCGCCGGGCAACTCGGTAATCGTCGGCGGCGCGGTGAACAACCCCACGGCGGTACAGATCGCCACGGCCAATACCCTGGAACAGGCGATTGTCGGTGCGGGCGGTGTCAGCCAGGCCGGCAACGCGAGCATGGTCGCGCTGCTGCGCGAAGACGCCCAAGGCGCCTACCACGCCTACTTCCTGGACTTCAGCCAGTTCCTCAAGACCGGCACCAGCGGGCGCAAACCCGTAGCCCTGCAACGCGGCGACGTGGTGTTCGTGCCCAAATCCAACGTCGGCGAACGCATCCAGGGAGTGGATACCTACATGAACCAACTGATCCCGTTCACCAAGTCCATTGGGGTTGGCTACAACTACACCCGAACCAGCAGCGGCAGTAACTGA
- a CDS encoding cellulase family glycosylhydrolase → MARKRTCLATLAVVAALGLSAFLWDRQADAESHVLKGSKVVVWKDFLGVNAQFLWFAPERYQKQIDRLKALGLEWVRLDLHWDQLEPAENQYQVATLDQLVGKLQDNQLKSVFYLVGSAPFATTAPAGAPYQDQYPPKDPNVFAKRMALLAQRYPSVDAWQVWNEPNLLGFWRPAADPAGYATLLTATAAALRAVDPNKPVVAAGMAFFGEMPNGQNLFSALGALGVASLNTVIAYHPYTQLPEGNDPANLDFIAKTRALNQALRNSGVQTLWSTEWGWSTYTGPKDAQDLVTLQGQADYVVRRLALMSALDYDRTFLFTLSDLDPRASVRDQSYGLLDIDANPKPVYTALKHFLEVSGPTLTPGDPPTTDAWPDGLFSIGWTRADGRKLWFFWSAQGGNAHLPNLASATLYDPLRGTQTPVSGTNGLTLPVKPNLQILLWD, encoded by the coding sequence ATGGCGCGTAAACGTACCTGCCTTGCCACCCTGGCCGTGGTCGCCGCCCTGGGCCTGAGCGCGTTTTTGTGGGACCGCCAGGCCGACGCCGAGAGCCATGTGCTCAAGGGCAGCAAGGTGGTGGTGTGGAAGGACTTCCTGGGAGTGAACGCGCAGTTCCTGTGGTTTGCCCCTGAGCGTTACCAGAAGCAGATCGACCGCCTCAAGGCGCTCGGGCTGGAGTGGGTGCGCCTTGACCTGCATTGGGACCAACTGGAGCCGGCCGAGAACCAGTACCAGGTCGCGACGCTGGATCAACTGGTCGGCAAGCTGCAAGACAACCAACTCAAGTCGGTGTTCTACCTGGTCGGTTCGGCACCCTTCGCCACCACCGCGCCCGCCGGTGCGCCTTACCAGGACCAGTACCCGCCCAAAGACCCGAACGTATTCGCCAAACGCATGGCGCTGCTGGCCCAGCGTTACCCCAGCGTCGACGCCTGGCAGGTGTGGAACGAGCCGAACCTGCTGGGTTTCTGGCGCCCTGCGGCAGACCCGGCCGGCTACGCCACACTGCTTACCGCCACCGCCGCCGCGCTAAGGGCGGTCGACCCGAATAAACCGGTGGTGGCCGCCGGCATGGCGTTCTTCGGTGAAATGCCCAACGGCCAGAACCTGTTCAGCGCCCTCGGTGCCCTGGGCGTCGCAAGTTTGAACACGGTGATCGCCTATCACCCCTACACCCAATTGCCCGAGGGCAACGACCCCGCCAACCTGGACTTTATCGCCAAGACCCGCGCGCTCAACCAGGCCCTGCGAAACAGCGGCGTGCAAACCCTGTGGAGCACCGAATGGGGCTGGTCAACCTACACCGGGCCCAAAGACGCCCAGGACCTCGTTACCCTCCAAGGCCAAGCGGATTACGTGGTGCGCCGCCTGGCGCTGATGAGCGCGCTGGATTACGACCGAACCTTCCTGTTTACCTTGAGCGACCTCGACCCGCGCGCCAGCGTGCGCGATCAGTCTTATGGTTTGCTCGACATCGACGCCAACCCCAAGCCGGTCTACACCGCCTTGAAACACTTCCTCGAGGTCAGCGGGCCAACGCTCACCCCCGGCGACCCGCCCACCACCGACGCATGGCCCGACGGTCTGTTCAGCATCGGCTGGACCCGCGCCGACGGGCGCAAGCTGTGGTTCTTCTGGTCGGCCCAGGGGGGTAACGCACACCTGCCAAACCTTGCCAGCGCAACCCTCTATGACCCGCTGCGCGGCACGCAAACCCCGGTGAGCGGCACCAATGGGCTGACCCTCCCGGTCAAGCCAAACCTGCAAATTCTGTTATGGGATTGA
- a CDS encoding glycosyltransferase family 2 protein, which yields MRTALIIPTRNASSHLARLLPALTMQTLQPDEMLVVDSASSDDTAARFQAFGARVEVIDASTFNHGGTRRWASEQVDGDALIVMTQDAIPADPQTFANLLHELQEDPLNGVAYGRQLPHPDAGVLGAQSRHFNYPPQSRSKSLADAPELGIKTCFSSDSFSVYRRSALEAVGGFPVDVIGSEDAFVAARLLLDGYKVRYAATARVYHSHDYRLMDEFHRYFDIGVFYGREPWIREAFGDAGGEGKRYVMAELAALRRAGALHRVPEVLVRSAFKLLGYRLGQLERRLPVALKRRISMFPGYWR from the coding sequence ATGCGCACCGCGTTGATCATCCCGACCCGCAACGCCTCCAGTCATTTGGCGCGCCTGTTGCCCGCCCTGACGATGCAAACCCTGCAACCGGACGAGATGCTGGTGGTGGACAGTGCCTCCAGCGATGACACCGCGGCGCGCTTTCAGGCGTTTGGCGCGCGGGTCGAGGTGATCGACGCCAGCACGTTCAACCATGGCGGCACGCGACGCTGGGCCAGTGAACAGGTGGACGGCGACGCATTGATCGTGATGACCCAGGACGCAATTCCCGCCGACCCGCAGACCTTCGCTAATCTGCTGCACGAGTTGCAGGAAGACCCGCTCAACGGCGTGGCCTACGGCCGCCAATTACCACACCCCGACGCCGGTGTGCTGGGCGCGCAGTCGCGGCACTTCAACTACCCGCCCCAGAGCCGCAGCAAGAGCCTGGCCGACGCGCCGGAACTGGGGATCAAGACCTGCTTCAGCTCCGACTCGTTTTCCGTGTACCGGCGCAGCGCCCTGGAGGCGGTCGGCGGCTTCCCTGTGGATGTGATCGGCAGCGAAGACGCGTTTGTGGCAGCACGCCTGCTGCTCGACGGTTACAAAGTGCGCTACGCCGCCACGGCGCGGGTGTACCACTCCCACGACTACCGGCTGATGGATGAGTTTCACCGCTACTTCGACATTGGCGTGTTCTACGGTCGCGAGCCGTGGATCCGCGAGGCCTTCGGCGATGCCGGCGGTGAAGGTAAACGCTATGTAATGGCCGAGCTGGCGGCCTTGCGCAGGGCCGGTGCCTTGCACCGCGTCCCCGAAGTCCTGGTGCGCAGCGCGTTCAAGTTGCTCGGCTATCGGCTGGGCCAACTGGAGCGCCGCCTCCCCGTCGCCCTCAAGCGGCGCATCAGCATGTTCCCCGGCTATTGGAGGTGA
- a CDS encoding mannose-1-phosphate guanylyltransferase/mannose-6-phosphate isomerase — MNPLDGLIPCIISGGSGTRLWPVSRQNMPKPFMRMRDGQSLLQKTFQRASRLPGVQSVLTVTNRDLLFRTLDDYRLVNKAHLPLDLLLEPFGRNTAAAIAVAALHVQEHFGDDAPLLVMPADHLILNETAFAAAVSQARELAEAGYLVTFGIQPDRPETGFGYIEQGEALSAGYRVKRFVEKPDLATAQAYLDGGKHLWNAGMFCFKASTLINELTTYAPDVLEAASAALAHSQSLQNKTSRQRELDADAFGSAPDISIDVALMEKSQHVAVVPCDIGWSDIGSWEALRQLTPNDAQGNQVNGEAILHDVHNCYIDSPKRVLGAVGVRDLIIVDTPDALLIADAHRSQDVRYIVAELKRQNHPAYSLHRTVTRPWGTYTVLEESPRFKIKRIVVKPLASLSLQMHHHRSEHWVVVSGAAQITNGEREFLINANESTYIPAGHKHRLSNPGIIDLVMIEVQSGEYLGEDDIVRFDDIYGRAPLDVNK, encoded by the coding sequence ATGAATCCCCTCGACGGATTAATTCCCTGCATCATTTCCGGTGGTTCGGGCACGCGGCTGTGGCCGGTGTCGCGGCAGAACATGCCCAAACCCTTCATGCGCATGCGCGATGGCCAGAGCCTGTTGCAGAAAACCTTCCAGCGCGCCAGCCGCCTGCCCGGCGTGCAGAGCGTACTCACGGTCACCAACCGCGACCTGCTGTTTCGCACCCTCGATGACTACCGGCTGGTGAACAAGGCGCACCTGCCCCTGGACCTGTTGCTGGAGCCGTTCGGTCGCAACACGGCCGCCGCGATTGCCGTGGCGGCATTGCATGTACAGGAGCATTTCGGCGACGACGCGCCGTTGCTGGTCATGCCGGCCGACCACTTGATCCTCAATGAAACCGCGTTCGCCGCCGCCGTGAGCCAGGCCCGCGAGCTGGCTGAAGCCGGCTACCTGGTGACCTTCGGTATCCAGCCCGATCGCCCCGAGACGGGCTTTGGCTACATCGAGCAAGGCGAGGCCTTGAGTGCCGGGTATCGCGTCAAACGCTTTGTCGAGAAACCCGACCTGGCCACGGCCCAGGCCTACCTCGACGGTGGCAAGCACCTGTGGAACGCCGGGATGTTCTGCTTCAAGGCCAGCACCCTGATCAACGAACTGACGACCTATGCTCCCGACGTCCTGGAAGCGGCCAGCGCTGCGCTGGCGCATAGCCAAAGCCTGCAGAATAAAACCTCGCGCCAGCGAGAGCTGGACGCCGATGCCTTCGGCAGCGCACCGGACATTTCCATCGACGTGGCACTGATGGAGAAATCCCAGCACGTGGCCGTGGTGCCTTGCGACATCGGCTGGAGCGACATCGGCTCCTGGGAAGCCCTGCGCCAACTCACCCCCAATGACGCCCAGGGCAACCAGGTCAATGGCGAAGCGATCCTGCACGACGTGCACAACTGCTACATCGACTCGCCCAAGCGTGTATTGGGCGCGGTGGGCGTGCGCGACCTGATCATCGTCGACACCCCCGACGCGCTGCTGATCGCCGACGCCCATCGCAGCCAGGATGTGCGCTACATCGTCGCCGAACTCAAGCGTCAGAACCACCCGGCGTACAGCTTGCACCGTACCGTGACGCGGCCGTGGGGCACCTATACCGTTCTGGAGGAAAGCCCCCGCTTCAAGATCAAGCGCATCGTGGTCAAGCCCCTGGCATCGTTGTCTTTGCAGATGCACCACCACCGCAGCGAGCACTGGGTGGTGGTCAGCGGCGCGGCACAGATCACCAATGGCGAGCGCGAGTTCTTGATCAACGCCAACGAGTCGACCTACATCCCGGCCGGGCACAAACACCGTTTGAGCAACCCGGGCATCATCGACCTGGTGATGATCGAGGTGCAGAGCGGCGAGTACCTGGGGGAGGACGATATCGTGCGCTTCGATGACATCTACGGGCGCGCGCCCCTCGACGTGAACAAATGA
- a CDS encoding glycosyltransferase, translating to MRIALLAPLPPEKNGIADYANHFKTALEQLGVEVLTPLSGVAGTGEAIRQAVAAFDWRRVDLVHAELGGGRLGEFLALGALRRAYPHLALTATVHDPERLVWRREHLPFPLNLLARLPSPLPQAAVVLADPLTLREERQVAQGLTRLVTLTRLGAECLSQRMQLPAGKVAVINHANLSIAAAPLPPLETLRLLYFGFIYRGKGIEDLLQALAAVFQQAPEWRERIRLTLAGGTAAEMAFGAGGNYLEQLTRQIADLGLAGTIDWRLNLPASEIAQTIQAHHVMVLPYRESKKLGLLGRQRGTSGALSWAAACGRGAITSDARAFAEEVASGNGAIYPQGDVAALSAQLLRLAHTPSLARDWAERAGEIGRERLWPLTAQKFVQLFDEAVAGADHGA from the coding sequence ATGCGCATCGCCCTGCTCGCACCTTTGCCGCCGGAAAAAAACGGGATCGCCGACTACGCGAACCATTTCAAGACGGCACTGGAGCAGTTGGGTGTGGAGGTGTTGACCCCGTTGAGCGGCGTGGCCGGCACTGGCGAAGCGATCCGGCAGGCCGTCGCCGCGTTCGACTGGCGCCGGGTGGACCTGGTCCACGCCGAATTGGGCGGTGGACGCCTGGGCGAGTTCCTGGCCCTGGGCGCACTGCGCCGGGCCTACCCCCACCTGGCACTGACCGCCACCGTGCACGACCCGGAACGCCTGGTCTGGCGGCGTGAGCACCTGCCCTTCCCGCTCAACCTGCTGGCACGTTTGCCCAGCCCCTTGCCGCAGGCGGCCGTGGTGCTGGCAGACCCGTTGACCTTGCGCGAAGAACGCCAGGTTGCCCAGGGCCTGACCCGCCTGGTGACCCTGACCCGACTGGGCGCCGAGTGCCTGAGCCAACGCATGCAACTGCCGGCGGGTAAAGTGGCGGTGATCAACCATGCCAACCTGTCCATTGCCGCGGCCCCTTTGCCGCCGCTGGAGACACTGCGCCTGCTGTATTTCGGTTTTATCTACCGAGGCAAAGGTATTGAGGACTTGTTGCAGGCCTTGGCCGCCGTGTTCCAGCAAGCCCCCGAATGGCGTGAGCGTATTCGCCTGACCCTGGCCGGTGGCACCGCCGCCGAAATGGCATTTGGCGCAGGCGGCAATTACCTGGAGCAACTGACCCGCCAGATCGCCGACCTCGGCCTGGCGGGAACCATCGACTGGCGACTGAACCTGCCGGCCAGCGAGATTGCCCAGACGATCCAGGCGCACCATGTGATGGTGCTGCCCTATCGCGAATCGAAAAAACTCGGGCTGCTGGGGCGCCAGCGTGGCACCAGTGGCGCGTTGTCCTGGGCGGCCGCCTGTGGGCGCGGCGCGATCACGTCGGATGCGCGGGCGTTTGCCGAAGAAGTCGCCAGCGGCAACGGGGCGATCTATCCCCAGGGCGATGTGGCCGCGCTGAGCGCGCAATTGTTGCGCCTGGCACACACGCCGTCGCTGGCTCGGGACTGGGCCGAACGCGCCGGGGAAATCGGCCGCGAGCGCCTGTGGCCGTTGACCGCGCAAAAGTTTGTACAGCTGTTCGATGAGGCCGTTGCAGGAGCCGACCATGGCGCGTAA
- a CDS encoding GumC family protein, which yields MIEIRSFRDLLRLFFIFRREFKLAAIAALVIILLGAFLLPAKYESTARLLVKPGRDSTLPIEISNRQALVMPSTQRDPIVDEERLLTGRPIVRAVAEHYLEVINNAPPPEGFWKRTKHYIKEGVGAVFDGLRVVLETVGVIEKTTAVERLAAGLEKSFEVSHAAGSTVMDITFTWGDPHIAQAVVKAWVETYINERTQALGRKSLYTFYEGQVSTSAAEIKRYKQQILTHLNQIGAASITDRLEDLSERINVLRGEVFNTTRLIASSDSAIASTRAQLKTQPKEVTTVRQIALNPQQQDLRRLLNQKLLERADMMRTYTDNAPPVKALDASIRAMQAQVAGESNTVQSSENRAPNTLEIHLQRVLLDESSNNLALRTQLVQQQKHLANLEGQRKQALEIEPELARLARELSATERNYALYVDNLEKSRIDRELDNSQISNIAVIEEATLNPGRIFPKTLMMLVLAIPFAIVVGLLVIYLCYLLDQRIHDGGLVERKFGLPLWTTLPELDTSTAQSTNAFNASIYRLYGLLQLERIAERGMTLGLTSARHGEGVTFVVEQLRRLLQENGISVRVGGVEPAAPGEVVLLDASALLDNRDAFITLRRADLIALVVEAQKSTVPVVEHALSILNTAFGKVDGIIINRRKFEVPAKVLQTIAKYQGAL from the coding sequence ATGATCGAGATCCGTTCTTTTCGTGACCTGCTGCGCCTGTTCTTCATCTTCCGGCGTGAGTTCAAACTGGCCGCGATTGCCGCGCTGGTGATCATCCTGCTGGGCGCTTTTTTACTGCCGGCCAAGTACGAATCCACCGCGCGCCTGCTGGTCAAGCCAGGACGTGATTCGACACTGCCGATCGAGATCAGCAACCGCCAGGCGTTGGTGATGCCCAGCACCCAGCGCGACCCGATTGTCGACGAGGAACGCCTGCTGACCGGGCGCCCGATCGTGCGCGCGGTGGCCGAGCACTACCTGGAAGTGATCAACAACGCGCCACCGCCGGAGGGCTTCTGGAAGCGCACCAAGCATTACATCAAGGAGGGCGTGGGCGCGGTGTTCGATGGCCTGCGCGTGGTACTGGAAACCGTGGGTGTGATTGAAAAAACCACCGCGGTGGAACGCCTGGCCGCCGGCCTGGAAAAGAGCTTTGAGGTCAGCCACGCCGCCGGCTCCACGGTAATGGACATCACCTTTACCTGGGGCGACCCGCACATCGCCCAGGCGGTGGTCAAGGCTTGGGTCGAGACCTACATCAACGAGCGTACCCAGGCCCTGGGGCGCAAGAGCCTGTACACCTTCTATGAGGGCCAGGTGTCCACCAGCGCCGCCGAGATCAAGCGCTACAAGCAACAGATCCTTACGCATTTGAACCAGATCGGCGCGGCGAGCATCACCGACCGCCTGGAAGACTTGTCCGAACGCATCAACGTGCTGCGCGGCGAAGTGTTCAATACCACGCGCCTGATCGCTTCCTCCGACAGCGCCATCGCCAGCACCCGCGCTCAGCTCAAGACCCAGCCCAAGGAAGTGACCACGGTGCGCCAGATCGCACTGAACCCGCAGCAGCAGGATTTGCGTCGCCTGCTGAACCAGAAGCTGCTGGAACGGGCCGACATGATGCGCACCTACACGGATAACGCGCCGCCGGTCAAAGCCCTGGATGCCTCGATACGCGCGATGCAGGCCCAGGTCGCAGGCGAAAGCAACACGGTGCAAAGCTCGGAAAACCGTGCGCCCAACACCCTGGAAATCCACCTGCAGCGGGTGCTGCTGGATGAGTCGAGCAACAACCTGGCGTTGCGTACCCAGCTGGTGCAGCAACAGAAACACCTGGCGAACCTTGAAGGCCAGCGCAAGCAAGCCCTGGAGATCGAACCGGAACTGGCCCGCCTGGCCCGCGAGCTGAGTGCCACCGAACGCAACTATGCGCTGTACGTGGATAACCTGGAAAAATCGCGCATCGACCGTGAGTTGGACAACAGCCAGATCAGCAACATCGCGGTGATCGAGGAAGCCACCTTGAACCCCGGCCGCATCTTCCCGAAAACCCTGATGATGTTGGTGTTGGCGATCCCGTTCGCCATTGTCGTCGGCCTGCTGGTGATCTACCTGTGCTACCTGCTCGACCAGCGCATCCACGACGGCGGCCTGGTAGAACGCAAGTTCGGCCTGCCGCTATGGACCACCCTGCCGGAGCTGGACACCAGCACCGCGCAAAGCACCAACGCGTTCAATGCGAGCATCTACCGGCTGTACGGTTTGCTGCAACTGGAGCGCATCGCCGAACGCGGGATGACCCTGGGGCTGACCTCGGCGCGCCACGGCGAGGGGGTGACGTTCGTGGTGGAGCAATTGCGCCGATTGCTGCAGGAAAACGGCATCAGCGTACGCGTCGGCGGCGTGGAGCCGGCGGCGCCTGGTGAGGTGGTGCTGCTGGATGCCTCGGCGCTGCTGGACAACCGCGACGCGTTCATCACGCTGCGGCGCGCGGACCTGATCGCGTTGGTGGTGGAAGCGCAGAAAAGCACGGTGCCGGTGGTGGAGCATGCGCTGTCGATCCTCAATACCGCATTCGGCAAAGTCGACGGCATCATCATCAACCGGCGTAAATTCGAAGTACCGGCCAAGGTGCTTCAAACCATCGCCAAGTACCAGGGGGCACTCTGA